From the genome of Flavobacteriales bacterium:
CGTTGCTACTTGCGAGAAAAACGCGAAGTACGGCCCGTAATTCAGCACGTTATAGGCCAACGCGGCCAACCAGTTTTCCCAGCCCCAATGGTTGTTGGCATCCAAGTAAACCACCTGGAAGTAGTACGAGCCGATGAACAACAACGGAGCATAGATCCCGATTCCGATGTACGAGAACAGATACGGACTGTCGCGTTCGTCCTTCATCACTTTTCGCGCCAGCCAAAGTGCGCCTGCATTCAGTTTTTCTGAAAGCCAACGAGCCGGTGCTGTTTTGTACGTCCAACCAATGATGCCGACCCAAAGCATGGTCAAAGCAATCACCACAGCCAACCACGGAATGGGCAACAGCAGTATGCTTGTTCCCAGTAGAAAAAGGAAATACTTGAAACGGAGCGTAAAGGTTTTTCCTTCTGCTGCTTGATTCAGCGTTTGACTTAAATAGGCCATTGGTGGAAATAGGATTTAGACGCCCTAAAATAGATGCATGCATTGGAATGACAACGGTTTTTGAACGTAATAATTGATTAATGTCAATTATTACTCAATATTCCCAGATTCAACGGGATAAGCTGCTGTTTTCAAATACCTACAAGAGCAGACCGAAGAAGATCGCGCAGGGAATTGATTGTTGCCTATGAATCGGACACAATCATTGCTTCAGAACCACCAAGGTGGAGGTGACTTTCTCATTCGACAAACTGAGGATGTATTGACCTGATGGAAAATCGGCCAATGATGCCTGATAGGTGCTTCCTAGAAAAGTTTTATTCATTAGAAGCCTGCCATCCATGGCATACAACTGAAGGTTTTTCAGCCCTTCCCAGTCCTGACCTAAAGAAATGTTCAGATAGTCAATTGTAGGATTGGGATATAAACCAACCCCTATCTCTTCTTTTTCTGAAACGGACGTAAAGCCTTCTAAGCGTGCTATGTAATTGACGGTGGAGTCTTGGAACTCTCCTCCCACATACCATGAATCTTGAAACTTTAGCACTCTATTAAGTGGAGCCGAAAAAAGTCCATAAGGAGATAACCCATTGGAAATAGCAGAGTAAAGGCCCAGATTTGTTCCGAAATAGAGGCCGAATGGCTCCATTATGAAATCGCCTGCCAAAAACAATGACTGACCATCAAAGTTTCGAATGTCCCGAACCGATCGAACGGATGAGGTCGCGTTAATTAGGGGTTGAACCACTCCATTCAAATAGCGGAACAAAACGGGACCATTGGTTGAGGTTGCCCCATAGTAGCTAATTGAACCGCTTCGATAAACACACTCGATCGTATCGCAATTGAGATTTGAATAGGTTGTCGGCACATTTGTATAAGGAGATAACTCAAACAGATTTTCTGTAAGATAAGTGGAGTCTCCAAGAACGTAATGGGTTCTTATTGAATCGAAAGAACCGTAAACCGGGATCGGTAATGAACCGTCACCCATACCGGAAACATGTCCGAAAACCGTTGCCACCAGATTCCAGGAATAGTTGCCATTATTAATATTGAGTGAATACGACCATATTTCCACGGCTTCATCCAAAGAGTCGGGTTGAACAGCTAAATAATACCGCAAAGGAGCACCGTAACCAGTAACTCCTATGGCCTTTGGACGGTCCGGAACACCATGGGGAATGAACTGACCATCCGAATCCATACTGATGACCGGACAAGTATCCCCATCAAGTACAAAACGTCCGAAGAACGCCAGTTCCCCTGAATAGAAACCAAGCCGCTTCACTCTTCCAGCAAAGGGAACGATAAGAGGCTGTATGGAGGAGCCATCATAAGTGGCAAGACCCCTGCATAGAACTCCATCAACAGCATCAAAATCTCCCAGAATGTAAATCAATGAATCAGCTGCATTGTCAAATGTTCTGGCAACCACCATTTCTCTGACCGCTCCGTTAAGATCACCTGTCAACGGTGAAAAAACTGTCTCCACGGGGTAACTTGGCTGTATCCAAGCAAGTTCCTGTTCAGTAAATCCATATTGTTTTGCCCATGCTGCCACTCCATCAGTATGGATGTCCACGATATGGTCGTAATTGTATTCTTGCCGAATACGCTGTGCCAACTCTTCGTTTCCGCTTGCCTGCATCAGGTAACCGACAGCACAATGAGTCTGTTGATGATCAATGAAATAAGGGCGTCTTTCACTATGACCTAAATTCAATGGAAACTTTTCTTCATCGGCATAGTGCCACAGTTCGGTCAGAAGCAATTTTTTGGCCTTACTGATGTCAGAGTTCCCTAATGCAAGAATTACATTTTGTAAATGAAATTTAATACGCTCATTCTCATTCCTGAATCTTATTTGGACATCTGGAACCGCATTCCGGTGATTCGTCCATTGTGAATTAACCTCTAAAAGATGGTCATAGGCAGATGCCGTTTCTGTGGGTTCCAATGCCTTGACATGTGCTGCAAAAAGGAGCAAGACGAATGTGAAAACAATGCGTGCCATGGCTGAGGTTTTGTACGAATTTGGATAAAGGACCTTTCAACTCCAAACCAATTATGGCAGGAAAATTACACCTCTAAAACGCATGTTGTTGCTCTATTGCACTTCCAAGGAAACGAGAAATCTCTACCTTAAAACCAACCAATGGACTGAACTGATGAGACGCTTCCTATCGTCAGCGAAGCAGGTGGCGAGCAGCGAATGGAAGTGTGAGACCTTGCTTTATGATTAGGGTTGGGTGATGGAACGGTTGAATTGACCTGAATAAAGAGACCTCCAAGGCTTTGAAACCTCGGAGGAGATTGCTACTGGTCTCTCGACCCTATCATCTGGCCTTGATGATAAAATGCACGCCATAGTAGGGAGGCATGTTATTGTGAGCTGCCCCACCACCGGTGGATCCGGTGCTTTCTGTGGTTCCCGTGCCTGCGAAATCGGAGGCTCCGTTGTTGCTTCCGCTGAATGAGCGCTGTGTATATTCAAGTCCGTGGCTATGTGCGGGCATTTCATTGATGGTAAGCGTTACCTTCTCCTCACCACCCGTGCTTTTCAACGGCCGTGCAGTTTCACCGATATTGACCACATCCTGCGCTCCGAGCGGGAACCTTCTTCTCAGATCGGGCACGGAGGTGGCACTAAGAAGCGCGTTCAAGGCCGGATAGGTGGCAGGATCGAAGCTGCTGCCATCGCAGATCAACCAGCCGTCAGGTGGAGTTTCCGTTATCCACATCTGAATACAACCGACAGGTACAGCAGGTTGCCAACTGGCATTTCCGTTGGCATCGCTGGTAAGTACGCGACCGTCTGCCTCCGTGCCATCAACATATTGGAGGGTACCGACCACATCCAGCGTAGCACTTGGCGCAGATATGCCAAGACCCGTGTTGCCATTCTTCAAAACCACCAATGCATCCGATCTGCCAGAATTGCCTGTTCCATTTCCAACGGTTAAGAGACGGTCAGATGCGTTCCATCCCGTAGAGCTACTCGGAGTGTAGTTTGTATTGTAGCGACCAATGGTGGTTTCGTATGCGGACGGGGCCGTTGTTTCACTTCCCATGGCAGTGGAATAGTCTCCACTGGCCGCTGTATGATATCCGGTGGCGGTGGAATATTCACCGCTGGCTGTTGTTTGTACTCCCATGGCGGTAGATGCCCCCCCACTGGCCGTTGTCTGTCTCCCCATTGCGGTGGATGATCCTCCACTGGCCGTTGCGTCTCTTCCCATGGCGGTGGAAGCGTATCCACTGGCAATTGTATTGTTGCCCATAGCTGTAGTATAGGTATTACTGGCTGTTGTATAGCCCCCTAAGGCTGTGGAATAGTCTCCACTGGCCGTTGTCCCAACTCCCAAGGCGGTGGAGATATCACCACTGGCCGTTGCCAGATTCCCCAAAGCGACCGAACCATTTCCAGTAGCCTTGGTATTCTTTCCCATAGCAATACTGCTGATCCCGAGACTATCGGCATCCCACTTCGCACTTTGAACCTGTCCGGCCCGGAAAGCCCCCTTGCTTTTATCAAAGAAAAAACGGTTGTCGTGTTGGGTATTCCCGTCATCATCCAGTTGAGTTGAGCCGAAGACAAAATCGTCTGTGGTTGCATCTACCGCATTTCCCGGTAGCACAACTCCGCCAAGCGTATCGAAAACCATTGGAGAGGAAGTGGCCGCTTGCCATGTGGCCGTACCGTTGGCATCGCTTGTCATGACATAACCTGCCTGTTGGTTGCCGTCCACCATGCGGATGTTGCCCACTACATGCAGTTTATCGGCAGGAGTTGTGACACCGATACCCACATTGACCGCAGATGCGCCCGTTCCGCCCAGCACCAATGAGTTGCTGGCACCTACCTTGGCATTGGCCCCAATGGCCGTTGCATTGGTCAACTGAGTGGAGGTGGACAGACTGGCACTAAAGCCCAAGAACGTATTATTGCTTCCTGAAGTGTTGTAGTTGCTTCCTGAATTGTCATAACCGGCCCACACACCGACAGCTGTATTATGGCTTCCCGTAGTGTTCTCCTTAAGAGCAGACACTCCGACCGAAACATTTTCGAAACCCTCTGTGGTGTTGGTCAATGCCCAGAACCCCACACCCGTATTGCTATTACCTGTGTAAGAGAGTGCATTGCTTCCTACCGCGCCCGCACCTATGGCGGTATTGTTCACTGCATTTCCTTTGGATAATGCCTTGCTACCCACAGCTGTATTTGATGTGGCAGTAGTTACCTGCTGTCCGGAAGTGTAACCGATAAAGACATTTTCATTATTGGAAAGGTCATCGTTCTGACCGGCCGACTGTCCAATGAATATAGACCTTCCGGTATTCAATACATTCAACCTGCCTGCATTCATATTGAAGTACTCAACACCTGCCATATCGAACCGGATAATGTCCTCATCTGCACTTTCCTCCACTTGAATTTTGGTATCGCCATTGGCATCGGAAATAATGCTCATGGTATCGGTAGCAGACGCTTGATATTGTTGCCAACTCGCATTGCCACTGCCATCACTGGTAAGCACATAACCCTCAGCTTGTGTGCCATCCTGGTATTTAAACTTACCTACTATATGCAAAGTAGCATCAGGTGTAGAGATTCCAATACCTGTGTTTCCATTTTTCAGGACGACCAAAGCATCGGAAAGATTTGTAGAAGATGTACCTTTCCCGATGGTGAAGAGGCGGTCGGCTGCGTTCCATAAATTGGAATCAGCCGGAGTGTAGATGGTATTAAACCTTCCTATGGTGGTTTCGTATCCGGAAGGAGCCGTTGTTTGGTTTCCCATTGCGGTGGAATAGGCTCCACTGGCTGTTGTTACAGTTCCCATGGTAGTGGAATTGATACCACTTGCCGTTGTTTGATACCCCATGGCGGTGGAATAGGAGCCACTGGCATTTGAATTAATTCCCATGGCGGTAGAAGTGCCTCCACTGGCTGTTGTATGAAATCCTATGGCGGTGGAATTGTTTCCAGCAGCCGTTGCTTGATTCCCCGTGGCAAAGGAATTGTTCCCACTGGCCGTTGTATTATTTCCCAAGGCTGTGGAAGTAGTTCCACTGGAAATTGTATTATTCCCTATTGAGGTGGAATAATGTCCACTGGACATTGCACCTTTCCCCATTGAGATGGAATAGAGTCCACTGGCGGTTGTTACTGTCCCAATGGCGGTAGAATAGTCTCCATTGGCCGTTGTTTGATACCCTATGGCGGTGGAATAAGTTCCAATCGCCTTAGTATTGTATCCCATAGCAATACTGCTGGTTCCGAGACTATCGGCATCCCAATTCACGTTCGTAACCTGTCCGGCCCGAAAAGCTCCCTTGCTTTTGTCAAAGAAGAAACGGCTGTCGTGGTCCGTATTTCCGTCATCATTCAGTTGGGTGGAGCCGAAAACGAAGTCAGCTGTGGTTTCATTTACCGCACTTCCGGGTATGACCACACCACCCACGGTATCGAAAACCATCGGGAAGGAAGGTGTAGTAGCCGCCTGCCAACTTGCATTACCTGCACTATCGCTGGTAAGAACGTAGCCATCGGCCTGCGTACCATCAGCAATCTGCAAGGAGCCTTCCACTTCCACATCGCCATTGAAACGGAGCAGGTCATTGTCAAACTCTCCATATATCAAGGGGGTGGTAGAGTTTGAGTTTTCGATGTAAAGTTTGTTTGACCCCGTTTCATTCATTGCGGAATAGGTTCCGAGGAAAATGTTGTCTGAGCCATTGTTCGCTGCTCCGGACAGCGTTCCAATGAATATGTTGCCCGATCCCTGATTGGAACTGCCACTCAGGCCACCAATGGCCACATTGTACTGCCCTGATGAGTTGGAATGGAGGGCTTCCCGGCCAACGGCCACGTTGAAATCACCGCTGGACATGCTTTTCAACGACCTCATTCCAATTCCCACATTACTGACACCGACCCCTATGTCCTTTCCGGCCTCGTAACCGACCAGAACATTGAAAGAGCCATACGTAGGGGTCGACTGGCCAATGGCAACCGATCTGAATATGTTCTTCACCTGAATTCTGCCCACATCATCTATCACAAGCACTTCTTTTCCGCCCACATCCACACGGATGGTGTCCTCATCCGCAGTTTCCTCTACTTGGATCTTGGTATCGCCATTGGCATCGGAAATAATGCTCATGGTATCGTTAGCAGACGCTTGATATTGTTGCCATGTGGCATTTCCTGCACTATCGCTGGTAAGGATGTAGCCATCGGCCTGCGTGCCATCCTGGTATTTCATTTTACCTACCAAGTGGAAGGTGGTATCAGGTGTTGAGGTGCCAATACCTACATTGGCGTTATAGCCCAGCACTATACTGTTGCTTTTGGCGACCGTGGCATTGGCCCCAATGGCGGTGGCATTGGTGAGGTTGCCGCTGGCCACATCTGCAAAGTGTCCCACGGCCGTATTGTATGTTCCGGTAGTGTTTGAACCCAATGCCCACATTCCAAAACCTGTGTTATTCTCTCCGGTGGTGTTGCTGTAAAGTGATTGGTAGCCAAAAGACGAGTTGTTGCTTGCAGTACTGTACCTCTGCGATAAATTGCCGAAGGCACTGTTGGCAACACCATTCACATTATCAGCAAGAACCTCCGATCCGAAAGCACTGTTCTCATACGCGTTGGTGGCATTCTCCATTACTCTGTAACCTACCGCTGTATTATCGTTGGCCAGAGAATTACTCAATGCATTATAACCAATGGCCACACTTTGATAAGTTGATTCACCTTCCTTTAGCGCATTCTCGCCAACACCCACGTTTTGATTACCGTTGAAATAACTATTCAGGCCTGCATTATTGCCAATAAATACGTTACCTCCTGTATTGACCACTTCCAACCTTCCACTGTCCATCCGGAAGAACTCCGTGCCCGCCATGTCAAAGCGGATGATGTCCTCATCAGGGCTTTCTTCCACTTGTATCATGGTGTTGCCATCCGCATCCGAAATGATGCTCATGGTATCGGTAG
Proteins encoded in this window:
- a CDS encoding T9SS type A sorting domain-containing protein, which codes for MARIVFTFVLLLFAAHVKALEPTETASAYDHLLEVNSQWTNHRNAVPDVQIRFRNENERIKFHLQNVILALGNSDISKAKKLLLTELWHYADEEKFPLNLGHSERRPYFIDHQQTHCAVGYLMQASGNEELAQRIRQEYNYDHIVDIHTDGVAAWAKQYGFTEQELAWIQPSYPVETVFSPLTGDLNGAVREMVVARTFDNAADSLIYILGDFDAVDGVLCRGLATYDGSSIQPLIVPFAGRVKRLGFYSGELAFFGRFVLDGDTCPVISMDSDGQFIPHGVPDRPKAIGVTGYGAPLRYYLAVQPDSLDEAVEIWSYSLNINNGNYSWNLVATVFGHVSGMGDGSLPIPVYGSFDSIRTHYVLGDSTYLTENLFELSPYTNVPTTYSNLNCDTIECVYRSGSISYYGATSTNGPVLFRYLNGVVQPLINATSSVRSVRDIRNFDGQSLFLAGDFIMEPFGLYFGTNLGLYSAISNGLSPYGLFSAPLNRVLKFQDSWYVGGEFQDSTVNYIARLEGFTSVSEKEEIGVGLYPNPTIDYLNISLGQDWEGLKNLQLYAMDGRLLMNKTFLGSTYQASLADFPSGQYILSLSNEKVTSTLVVLKQ